The stretch of DNA CTTATATTTAAGAACATACACCACCTTCTCAATTCATTGCGTCCCCATCAggtgaattattattttttgagtatttGAAAATCATTCATATTGGTTGGTTTAGGAATCCACGAtcatctaatgcatatttcctCTAGGCTCGAGCGACATTAATTCACATTCTAGAACTCCAAATACAACACCGCAAACAAGCAGTCGAGGATATAAAGAGGtatcattcaaatatttaaatattctgCTTTGTTTCCCCCAAATTTGAAATAAGTTTGTTCTGTCCTTTCAgcatttttattgaaaatttgcACTTCTTGACTTTACCTCTTCAAAGATCATTGGAGGGATGACTtagctttttttgtttattggagGGATGTCCTTTCAgcatcttttttgtttctataaATTACATGCAAGAAAAACAAGCCTAGCCTATCCTTTTTGGAGCTTTGCTCGTAGGTCATGAAAATGGTGCCATCACAATCGTTTATCACATGGTTTGGCTCAAAAAATAAGCTCTTCCTTATTATAGAGCTCTAATTCTCACCCTGACATTGAGCAGTCTGCTCCTTGACTTGGCTCACCTAAATTACAGTGCCATGATTATTGATTTGTAGGCATGAGACTGAGGGATAATGGCgttgaatttttgttttcaaaaaatgaatgtTCTTGATTTCACATAACATGGTACATTGTAGTGGTGGTACTAGAAGATACATTAATCTTTGCATGTGGAAGCGTAAAAACTGATGCTTGAATTAAGCTCCACTTTATGTGTTATGAACCCAACTACGATTGGGCTGGGCTTGTTGGGCCTCCAACTTAGTTGTTATCTTTTACTTTAATTGAGTTGTTTAGTAGCCCATGGGCTTAGTTAATGTTAGTTAGAATTGGCCCTTGGCCTTAGTTGGTTGTTGCAGAATTAGATCCTTATCTTCTAGTATATGTAGAGGAAATGGGGTCCTTGTCTAGGATCCAGAAAATATTCTGAAcattgttgtttttgtttgggAGGAATTGGGGACCTCGAATACCCCAAGGCGTAGCCATTATCATCATCTCCTTATCCTTGATTCTCTTTTATTGTCAATATTACTATTCTTTCTACTGGGctcattacaattggtatctagagccacGGATTCTTCATGGTTGTGGTGCGATTAAATAAACAGCAATTGTTGTTGGTGGaaatttttttggagaaattagAGCATATGAGTGAAATACTCGACCGGATGCAACAAAATTCCACGAAGATGCAGGAATCTCTCGTGCAGTGTCACGActaggaggatgaagaagaagagtgtAATGAACCCAGTAGAAAGAATAGTAATATTGacaatagaagagaatcaaggaTAAGGAGATGATGATAATGGCTACGCCTTGGGGTATTCGAGGTCTCCAATTCCTcccaaacaaaaacaacaatgTTCAGAATATTTTCCAGATCCTAGACAAGGACCCCATTTCCTCTACATATACTAGAAGATGGGGATCTAATTCTGCAACAACCAACTAAGGCCAAGGGCCAATTCTAACTAATATTAACTAAGTCCATGGGCTATTAAACAACTCAATTAAAGTAAAAGATAACAATTAAGTTGGAGGCCCAACAAGCCCAGCCCAATCGTAGTTGGGTTCATAACATTATGCTCAGCATGGGCCTAACCGCTAGCAATGTCTTTCTTGAAATAAGAAGACAGCGTATGACATATAGTCTAACTATCCCTGGACCACTCCCAACCTATCTCAAATGTCGTTGTCTCAGCGACACTGCTTGATACAATGCAAATGGTCCAGTTCCAAGATGTTCTAATCTTCTGAATTAGTTGAATTTATTCTTTCAAATGATTATAATGATGAAAGGACAGGCACCATATGCCTCTATTATTGTTTGTTTTGCACCAATTATATTTCTTGCGCTGTCCTGCAATATCTGAAAGCATTAATAGGATCCTTTCTTTTTTGTACCCTCATCCTCTCTTAAATGAAGGGGTATACTGCCACATTGCCTTGAGCAATATTTCTGTAGTGGTGATAGTAGCTCGCAATTTCTTGTTAATGTTGTTCTTGCCGTCCTCATTAATTTGCTTGTATAGGAGAAGAGAGGAGGCCCAGAAACTTCTCAAGGAATCCCTTGCAACCTTGGACGGACACTAGTGCATGCTTTAGATGCTTTTGTTGAAACCAGAACTGCctgtgtttttgtttgtttagcGAATCTTAAGCTGTTCGAGACTCCTGGATATCCTATATCctattttacttttcttttcattctttctacTTTTGATCATATTTGAACTAGTgatgttatatacagttatgAGTTGGGCAAGCCGTGCACTCCTTTTTTAAAATAGTAGGGTCcaccattaaaaatttatgtaagtttcatatttattcacttttttttttaaaatgagtgcacAGCATTTACGTTttctatgattgtaaatatcatttctctatttgaACTATGCCAACCGATCAGTTACTGTATTTTTAACGACTTCACAAGGCTCCTATCAAGAATAATGAGCGGTGGAGGTGGCGGGTCCTTTCATTTTAACATCTTCCACCTCTCTTTTTAACAATTGAATCACATCCAATTaagttaatttgtaaataatccTTTATACTCTCTTTATAGATCTAatgctttttcttttgtaaagttGTGAGATTCATTAAATTTAATAAGTTTGTTAAAATAATGGGAGCTCAAGAGTGTAAACTAGTTGCCTTTATAGTGAATAGTAGACGGTTGAATTTTAGTTTCGCCATGAGTCAAATTCATGAAGTTTATCACCTAAttagatttatatttataaacaatttatttattttaaaaattaaattaagtctGTTAAAAAAACTACTTAATTTGGCaagattaattatttatagtatatcatacaactttataaaaaaatcttggcaaaacaacttaattttgtgttaatatattttatagtgtatatataatatatatatatatctatatatattaaagattaTATTTATAAGGTTTTGAAATACATGTATCGTACTAACAATATGATCTCTATTTATCTCTAACAATATGATacctttttatcttttcaataATGGAGATATTATCgttgcaaaattaaaaaataaataaaataccttgcttccaaaaacaaataaataaaccttACGATTTGAATTAAGtgttgtataaattatatatttttttatgcattgaATCCCGAATGACTTGTCTAATAAATGAATACTTGAATTTGGTTGAactgatttgtaaaattttgtgttgttttttaatttacttaaatCTATCTTgcctttgtgtgtgtgtgtgtgtgtgtgtgttttataagaaaaatgtctcatctacaaaaatattttacaaaactaaGTTCATAAATTAACAAGATTTAATGCGATATACtagatttgtaaaatttttattaaaaaatacatttgaccTACGAGATATCAAGTTTTATGATTATCAACTTATAAATGAATCCTATCTAGCACTTCTGACTGAGAGTCAGAtaaattattatgatttttttagtgAAGGAAAAACTTTTTAGTGTGTTAAGAGAGTATTGGattaagatgatttttattttctattttttaaagatttaagaCCACCTTTGGTTAtatagataatatgagatgagaaatatgtgaataatagtgaaataatttgtaaataatagtaaaattatttgggttaagatattttatgagattttaaaatattgttagaatataattttttaatataatttttattttagaatttgaaaaaattaaattattttttgtgttttgtttgaatgttcagaaaagttataatgatcagataaaaaaattgaaacgatgaaaatttgaagttgaaaattttttatatttgaataatatttgaatgttgagaagatatgagataagatgagttgatacTATGTAAAACCAAACGCGTCCTAAGGgaaatcataaaaattttctGGAACAAACGTGGGTCGGGTAATGGGCTGCCTAAACATGGGAGCCCAATGAGTTTTGGGTTACCAGCAACGACGGCCGCCATGCTTCACCAATGTATGAATATAATCCGAAAGCCACCCTTTCGCAAAACCGAAATCAAATCAAACGCACgctttgtctctctctccctctcggcAGTGCTTGccgacttctctctctctctctctctctctctctctctctctcatcggtAAGCCGTATCTATCTCTCGAAACCCTTATATCGCCGCAGGTGAGATCGAAGATGCTCCCTcagtttttctaatttctagGGTTTCCTTTCGTTTCTTGCTTCCATTTATCGGGTTTGATTCGCAACCctaaacatttttttcaatctcCAGTAATCCGAGAGAAACTAGAGCTGAATAACACGATAATTAAAGTTCTCAAAGTAATTCTTTTTACTACTGTACTGTATCGTTTTAGaccaagttttgtttttatatctGAGTTTCTGTGTTGTATCGTTTGAATATGGCGGCTGGAAGGCATGGGGGTTATCGCGAAAACGAGTTCAGGGACCGCGAGTCCAACATTCAATTGTCAAGGAGGGATTTTGCTAAAGCCAAGGAAGGGTATGATCGAATTAGGAGTAGTAATTCTAATCCTGGCATGGAAAGGGGCCGGGTTCAGGATATAAGAGATAGGGGTAGGGTTAGGCAGAAGGATATTAAAGAAAGGGAGGTGATGAATGGCGGGTACCGATCAGCTTCGAGTAGGAGTGATTCGGGCAGTAGTGGTGGTGGCGTTGGTGGGCCCAAGCGACGTGGGTTTATGGCTAGGGCCATTGATAAGGAACCGGGCGAGTTGTCGAGTGAGTCTGATGATGCTGTTGACTCTGAATCACAGATGAAGGATCCCAATGATTTGCAGGTGATCGATAATGGGGTCCCGTTGCCGCCTCTAGGAAGGAAGAGGAAGTTTTCCCCTATAATTTGGGATAGAGATGACAAAGACGTCAATAACTCGTCGAGAAGTAGGGTGTCTGTGAAAGTTAAGGCTCCTCCTCCCCCTTTTTTACCGGAGGCATACCATCAGTCACCAAATGTTGTTCCAGATGGGGGTGCACATATATCTCCTAGTAAGAATAGTAAAGACGAGAATTTGCTGCAATCTTCCTCACCAATAAACCCTCCTGTGGTACCTAGGTCTGGGGGTCATGCAGTGTCCAAGTCTCCTGTAGGTTTTTCTCCTGTGTTGCCAAGCCAGCAGTGGGGTGATAATCTGGAAGAAGTGCAGCTAGAAGATGATTATGTTCCAGCTCGAAACATATCATCTTCAAGATGGGCAGATGCAAATAGCTCTCCCGTTGATGAAGgtgaaattatatatgatgaagaaattcatagaaggagaaaaaaaatgccTCTTTCTGAGTCATTGGAGGTCAGAGTTCGCAACAAGTCGTTGAGTCCAGAGATGGGGGAGATCAGGAGAGAAGGCTCGGAAAGATCTAGAGTTAAATCATTTGAATCTGATGAACTTGTCACCCATGGAAGGTCTTTGAATCGGGATGACGCTGGCAATGATCCAGAGAAGGATGACTTCATGGAAATTGCAGatgaacatgaaaaaaattatagtagcGCTAGCCAGTTAAGTACAGATTCAGGAGATGAAGATGATTCTCGTGGGACACCAGAACCTACACTTGCAGCTCCTCCACAAAGAAGTGTAAACATGCTTCAAGGGTGTAGAAGTGTTGATGAGTTTGAGAGACTTAATAGAATTGATGAGGGCACTTACGGTGTTGTATATAGAGCTAGGGATAAGAAGAGTGGGGACATTGTTGCattgaaaaaggtgaaaatggaaaaggaaaaagaaggttTTCCATTGACTTCTCTGAGGGAAATAAAcattcttctttctcttcatcACCCATCAATTATAGATGTTAAAGAAGTAGTGATGGGAAGTAGCCTCGATAGTATATTTATGGTGATGGAGTACATGGAGCATGATCTCAAAGGACTTATGGAGACAATGAAACAGCCATTTAGTCAGAGTGAAGTTAAATGCCTAATGCTCCAGCTTTTGGAGGGTGTTAAGTATCTTCATGATAACTGGGTACTTCATCGGGATTTGAAGGCATCGAATCTGCTTTTGAATAACCAGGGTGAGTTGAAGGTTTGTGACTTTGGGTTGGCCCGTCAGTATGGGAGTCCATTGAAACCGTATACTCATTTGGTGGTTACCCTTTGGTACAGGTGAGCTGCACTTGCATATCtgctttgcattttcttttgcatAGAGAAGGCATATGGATATGTTGTTCATTACACGCACACAGTCACCGTCACTCATATACCCCTTCCATCTTATATTGTTGGACTTACTTGGGAAATCCAACTTTAGGGAACGTCATCTAGTCCATTGTCCTTCATAAAAGGTGAAAAGGTGTAAGTTTCCCAGTAATCCTGTgcgcgcccccccccccccccccccccccccccccccccccccccccccccccccccccccccccccccccccccccccccccccccccccccccccccccccgaaaacaaaaaaagaaaaaaaaactgcacAGTTCCTTCAAACCGAATGTTAGTTGAACTCAATTTTGGTTATTCCTGGTTCTTTTTGGTAATTGCGTACCATCACTTTTGTggtcaattttttattcaaaacataATTCTTTTCATAAACTTTATGGGCGTAAAATTTGGTCCCTTGTTCTCGGATTAGTGTTTTCCCCCTAAAAGGAAGCCAGATGCTAATCATGTTAGGCTTATACTGGTAAATACTGGTCACCAGTTTTGTCTGTATTGGTTCGTTATTTACATTGCTCGAGAAATTTCATTTCATGCCTTTTTCCCCTTAAAAAGCAACTGGATTTAATCATTTTAGCATAAAGTGAAGATTAGCATGGCCACTTTGCAGAGATGACACACAAATTGTGAAATGGTTCAAATTTTTTGTCTATCTAGGTGtccctcttgtatacattctTGTTAAAAATCCTTCATCACTTGTtacaaaaaattcattttaggtttaaattttatgttttgtttcagATGGCTCTGCTTTGCTTATTTTTCATTcgtattatttttctctcaattgACTTctctgccccccccccccctccctttttctctataaatatagTTGCATAAATATAATGTAGTATATTTTCTTGATGGACTCGTTTTGCAGGGCACCTGAACTTCTGTTGGGAGCAAAACAGTATTCCACAGCAATCGACATGTGGTCGTTA from Juglans microcarpa x Juglans regia isolate MS1-56 chromosome 3S, Jm3101_v1.0, whole genome shotgun sequence encodes:
- the LOC121257328 gene encoding cyclin-dependent kinase G-2-like isoform X1, which translates into the protein MAAGRHGGYRENEFRDRESNIQLSRRDFAKAKEGYDRIRSSNSNPGMERGRVQDIRDRGRVRQKDIKEREVMNGGYRSASSRSDSGSSGGGVGGPKRRGFMARAIDKEPGELSSESDDAVDSESQMKDPNDLQVIDNGVPLPPLGRKRKFSPIIWDRDDKDVNNSSRSRVSVKVKAPPPPFLPEAYHQSPNVVPDGGAHISPSKNSKDENLLQSSSPINPPVVPRSGGHAVSKSPVGFSPVLPSQQWGDNLEEVQLEDDYVPARNISSSRWADANSSPVDEGEIIYDEEIHRRRKKMPLSESLEVRVRNKSLSPEMGEIRREGSERSRVKSFESDELVTHGRSLNRDDAGNDPEKDDFMEIADEHEKNYSSASQLSTDSGDEDDSRGTPEPTLAAPPQRSVNMLQGCRSVDEFERLNRIDEGTYGVVYRARDKKSGDIVALKKVKMEKEKEGFPLTSLREINILLSLHHPSIIDVKEVVMGSSLDSIFMVMEYMEHDLKGLMETMKQPFSQSEVKCLMLQLLEGVKYLHDNWVLHRDLKASNLLLNNQGELKVCDFGLARQYGSPLKPYTHLVVTLWYRAPELLLGAKQYSTAIDMWSLGCIMAEFLSKEPLFNGKTEFDQLDKIFRILGTPNETIWPGFSKLPGVKVNFVKHQYNLLRKKFPATSFTGSPVLSDSGFDLLNKLLTYDPERRITAEAALNHEWFHEVPLPKSKEFMPTFPAQHAQDRRTRRIVKSPNPLEEQRRKELLQGHLGTGGVLG
- the LOC121257328 gene encoding cyclin-dependent kinase G-2-like isoform X3; this encodes MAAGRHGGYRENEFRDRESNIQLSRRDFAKAKEGYDRIRSSNSNPGMERGRVQDIRDRGRVRQKDIKEREVMNGGYRSASSRSDSGSSGGGVGGPKRRGFMARAIDKEPGELSSESDDAVDSESQMKDPNDLQVIDNGVPLPPLGRKRKFSPIIWDRDDKDVNNSSRSRVSVKVKAPPPPFLPEAYHQSPNVVPDGGAHISPSKNSKDENLLQSSSPINPPVVPRSGGHAVSKSPVGFSPVLPSQQWGDNLEEVQLEDDYVPARNISSSRWADANSSPVDEGEIIYDEEIHRRRKKMPLSESLEVRVRNKSLSPEMGEIRREGSERSRVKSFESDELVTHGRSLNRDDAGNDPEKDDFMEIADEHEKNYSSASQLSTDSGDEDDSRGTPEPTLAAPPQRSVNMLQGCRSVDEFERLNRIDEGTYGVVYRARDKKSGDIVALKKVKMEKEKEGFPLTSLREINILLSLHHPSIIDVKEVVMGSSLDSIFMVMEYMEHDLKGLMETMKQPFSQSEVKCLMLQLLEGVKYLHDNWVLHRDLKASNLLLNNQGELKVCDFGLARQYGSPLKPYTHLVVTLWYRAPELLLGAKQYSTAIDMWSLGCIMAEFLSKEPLFNGKTEFDQLDKIFRILGTPNETIWPGFSKLPGVKVNFVKHQLPALGIIYCGRNSLLHHSLDLRCSLILDLTC
- the LOC121257328 gene encoding cyclin-dependent kinase G-2-like isoform X2 codes for the protein MAAGRHGGYRENEFRDRESNIQLSRRDFAKAKEGYDRIRSSNSNPGMERGRVQDIRDRGRVRQKDIKEREVMNGGYRSASSRSDSGSSGGGVGGPKRRGFMARAIDKEPGELSSESDDAVDSESQMKDPNDLQVIDNGVPLPPLGRKRKFSPIIWDRDDKDVNNSSRSRVSVKVKAPPPPFLPEAYHQSPNVVPDGGAHISPSKNSKDENLLQSSSPINPPVVPRSGGHAVSKSPVGFSPVLPSQQWGDNLEEVQLEDDYVPARNISSSRWADANSSPVDEGEIIYDEEIHRRRKKMPLSESLEVRVRNKSLSPEMGEIRREGSERSRVKSFESDELVTHGRSLNRDDAGNDPEKDDFMEIADEHEKNYSSASQLSTDSGDEDDSRGTPEPTLAAPPQRSVNMLQGCRSVDEFERLNRIDEGTYGVVYRARDKKSGDIVALKKVKMEKEKEGFPLTSLREINILLSLHHPSIIDVKEVVMGSSLDSIFMVMEYMEHDLKGLMETMKQPFSQSEVKCLMLQLLEGVKYLHDNWVLHRDLKASNLLLNNQGELKVCDFGLARQYGSPLKPYTHLVVTLWYRAPELLLGAKQYSTAIDMWSLGCIMAEFLSKEPLFNGKTEFDQLDKIFRILGTPNETIWPGFSKLPGVKVNFVKHQLPALGGSGIIYCGRNSLLHHSLDLRCSLILDLTC